Within Ovis aries strain OAR_USU_Benz2616 breed Rambouillet chromosome 11, ARS-UI_Ramb_v3.0, whole genome shotgun sequence, the genomic segment GGAGACGACGTTAGGAAGAACAGGCGCCCTTGAACCCCGGGTTCGGAGCTACCACCTGACTTGCTGTTGTGGTGAAGGGGTAAAAATCCCCGCCTGCACCTTTCCCTGTAGGAACGGTAGGATACCAAGCGGACCTGCTTCCGGGGCTGACCCGGCAAAGGCAGTTTACAGCCCAAAGTCAGGGAGGGTCTGCAATAGGGGCTGTCAGGGTTCCCAGGTCCCCTTCGATAGTAGCCGTTCAGCCCCCAACGCTTTTCACCTCGGGACCCGGAGCCCGCCACCCTGATCCGGTCTACCGCGGGGGTACCGCGGCTTCGGGTCTGTCTGCGAGGGGGACTTCCAAGACTGCCATCGCCCAGCCTTCAGCTACTTCCCGGTCCGCCGGGGGAGGACTTCCGCCGGGACCGGACTTGACGTCACGATGACTGCCGCGCCTCAGGGCGTCAGTCATGGTCGACCCGCTTTCGCCTAGCTGCGACCTCTAGAGGCTGAGCTGGGAAAGGCGGCAGGCGTCGGCCTGGGGGCTGGTGTTGCGAGCGGAAGTGGCCCGACCGAGTTGGGAGCGAGTCGCTAAAGAGTCCGATACAATTTAGCGAATAAACAAACAACCCCTGGACACGCCACCATTTTCTAACTCAGTGACTTTTCTTCAGATTTGTCACTTCTTAGCGGAGCCACTTTCGTTATTCACTAcggtatcaatttttaaaatttctcattggGAGAACTGGGCGTTTTTTTTGAAACGCTGACAAAGAGGTAGACACTTGGAAGGGCAAGTGAGGGGGTAAACCTTGTTGTGTTTCAttgtataaagtttcagttatgatAAGGGAAAGTCCAACACTTTAGATATTGGAATATAAAGTTatgaaactaaaacatttttGTGTTGGTGCAGGAGTACCCATGGAAgagaataaagttaaaaaatagacCATGTATGGGGGGCGGGGTGGATTTAGTGGGTGATAAAGCTAATATTTAAAGTTAGTGGGGAAGTGATCTACTTAATAAGTGATGAGTGGGACCAAagagccatttatttatttatttattttaattttaaaatctttaattcttacatgcgttcccaaacatgaccccccctcccacctccctccccacaacatctctctgggtcatccccatgcaccagccccaagcatgctgcaccctacgtcagacatggactggcgattcaattcttacatgatagtatgcatgttagaattcccattctcccaaatcatcccaccctctccctctccctctgagtccaaaagtccgtcatacacatctgtgtcttttttcctgtcttgcatacagggtcgtcattgccatcttcctaaattccatatatatgtgttagtatactgtattggtgtttttctttctggcttacttcactctgtataattggctccagtttcatccatctcatcagaactgattcaaatgaattctttttaacggctgagtaatactccattgtgtacaaaGAGCCATTTAAATGGTAGTGAGCTCAATCTTCTACTCACTGTTTACACCAAAAGAAGTTCCAAGTTAGTCACAAATTTAAGCGTCAAAAATAcaattgggaattccctggcagtccagtcgtTAGCACTATAAGCTTTCATTGGTGAGGGcgccagttcagtccctgataggggaactaaaaatcccacaagccgtgtggcaaaaaataaaacaatggttAAAGGTACTATATGAAAGCATGagtgaatattttttataatcttGAAGTAGAGAAGGGCTGTCTAAGCATGACatgaaaatcagaaataaaaaggaaaatattgacTTTTACTCCTTAGAAATTAAACTTTCTGgatttccctgtccttccactggtcaagactctgcactctcaatgcaggggggcatgggtttgctccctggttgggaaagattCTGCATCTTGGTGTGCTGTGGccaagaatgaaaatgaaattaaaactttggggtactctttctacccccttctgatgtctatgtcagaagctttctctatctccttcatactttaataaaactttattacacgaaagctctgagcgatcaagcctcgcctctggccccagattgaattctccGGAGGCCAAGGATCCTGGCGTCTTTGCGTGATTCAGCAACGAcatttcatcttgggggctcgtctgggattcttcaggacaaggtaaggatgcttggagctctagttctttgttctcctagcGAACACAttttctgctgtactttactaactctatttattggagagtatataactccattgctaacactagcaagcgggtactctttctacccctttctgatgtctatgtcagaagcgagatctcctttatactttaataaaactttattacacgcacacacacaccaaaaaaaacccacaaaactttGTGAACTATCAAAGacagtgtaaaaaaaaattgtgaaaagaaAACGTGGAAAATAGTTGTGTCTCAAAAGAAGGTAAATTTCTTTGATATACAGAACTCTATTCAATCAATAAAAATACCCATGGGCAGTAATGAAATGggcaaataatatgaaaaagctcacaggaaaacaaaaggttgatttaaaaaaattaaaagatatttcattttactAGTAATAGTGGAAATAAAACTGAAGTCAGGCAGCTTTCCTCATTTAAGAGATTGGTAAAGGCTGAGCTAATTGATAACATCATGTATTGATGAGTATATAGGGAACTCTATGTATAAACTAGTACAGTCTTTTTGGAGGACAATTTGGGaatgtatttcaaaattttaaatgttcatattctttgattcataaaatttatttctaggaattttccTAATAGATAATACAAGTGATCAAATCCAGATGTACAATAAAGTTCACGGCTAAATTTCCCTCAGTAATAGGGATTGTTTAGATAAATTAGGGTATTATTCATTCAGCAGAatactgtgtgtgctcagtagcgccgttgtgtctgactctttgcagccccatgcaaccattaaaaagaatggaataactTGCCTTTTCCTTGGTTCTTTTGGCTACTTTGAGAGTGGTCTGAAGAAGGGCAAGAGTAGAAGCAGGGAGACCAGCTGGGAGGTTTTGCATGAATTGAGGCAAGAGATGATTCTCAGTTAAATAAGAAAAGTCGTAGGCAGTAAACATAAGTCCATTTGTATAAAAAATAACGTGGTATATAATATGACATATTATATGTTATAGGAAATAATAGACAGCAAGCAGTGTCTTTCACTGAACAATGGGACAGGGATTTTTACTTAATACAAATTTGTACTGTTGGATTTTTTTTGACAATAAGCCTATAATTCATTTACAGCAAAAGTAAACTTTTACAGAAAGATAATATAACAATACAGGAAGTTAGGGCAATAGTGTCATAGAATTACCCATAATCTCACCATACTCTAAGTTTTATGTTTTGCATTATGATGTTTCTTCCCTgtgtagtttatttttgttttagtcactcattttattttttttaaactttttattttgtgttgggatatagctgattaacaatgttgtgatagtttcaggtggacagctaagtgactcagcagtacatatacatgtatccattctcccccagatgcgtctcccatccaggctgccacatacgattgagcagagttccctgtgctatacagtaggtccttgttggttatccattttaaacatagcagtgtgtacatgtccatcctaaCTTGCTAACAATCGCTTCCccgccaccccccccacccccacgtccTTTGCCCAGCAACCATAaattccttttctaaatctgtgcCACTGTGTATTTTAAcaaagtgaactgaagtgaaagtgaagtcactcagttgagtccaactctttgggaccccatggactgtagcctacggttcctccatccatgggattttccaggcaagaatagtggagtgggttgccatttccttctccaattttaacAAAGCTGTATTTATCTTTGTGATCTATGTGCAATTTTTGTATACTGCTTTTAAAATTGAATGTTACATAGTGAGTATTTTCCCTTGTTGCTACACAGATTTTGTAATCCTCACTCTCTTGGCTGCATTACCTGAGTGCTACCTTAATGtgtttctttgttgctttgcttCCAGTTTTGGAGGTTAcgataatgctgcagtgaaaagGGGACTGCTTCCTAATGCTAGAACCGTACCACTGAGATTACTGAATTTGGCTATTTCATGTCTCTTGATTAACATTAGCAGTTGTTTCCCAAAGTGGTTTCATATACTTATATTCTACCTCCAGTAATGTTTGAGAGAGCCTGTTTCAAGATGCCCTGGCTAGGAGTAACCATCATATATCAATAGTTGAAGaacaagggcaaaaaaaaaaaaaaaaaaaggcacttccTTGTTATTTTAGTCTATTTTAGTCTTGTAAATATTGACTCTTTTGTGAAACTTGTGTCCTTCGTTCATTTGTCTACTAGGTTCTCATAACTAAGGTATTTTCCAGATGTGcagacattttacatttttatgaagtCAAATCAGCTTTTTTTCTGGATGATTTATATTGCTTAGAAAGCTGTTTCCACTTTCAGAAGTGactcttttagtattttaaatgtgtatgtCCTCCTATAATTAGCATCAGACATAATATGTGGGACTAGGTTGCTTTTCTCCTGGTATTGCTAACGAATCAGAGATGGTCTTTACAACCCTTATTCCTTCGATCTTTCAGCATGAAACTCCCTCTAGAGGAATTGAGTGGAATCATCCCCAAAGGATTCTCAAGTAAGGCTGGAGTGATTGATTCAtgagtgtgtgaaagtgttagtcgataatccatgtctgactctttgtgaccccatggactgtagcccaccaggctcctctgtccatggaactctccaggcgaggatactggagtgggtagccatttcctttctcctggggatctctcttcctaacccagggatcgaacctgggactcCATGTTGCAGGTGgcctctttaccgtctgagccaccagtggccGAATCATAGTTGTATTCAATACTTCTTCCTGTGTGGCTGCCACTAACACCATCTCAGAAAGATGTAGATACATAAAGGGCTTCTAGAGAGGGAGGGCTTCTAGAGATTACAGCTGTGGGTTTGGAGATCTATCTTTGTCATTTACCAAccctgaccttgagcaagttactcaaCCACTCTGGatcttgttttcttatttgtaaaatgagaataattaggaattccctggtggtctgatggttgctgctactgctaagtcgcttcagtcatgtccgactctctctgaccccatagacggcagcccaccaggctcccccgtccctgggattctccaggcaagaacactggagtgggtttgccatttccttctccaatgcatgaaagtgaaaagtgaaagtgaagtcgctcagttgtgtccgactcttagcgaccccatagactgcagcctaccaggctcctctgcctgtgggattttccaggcaagagttagaactctgcatttccactgcagggagccgaggttccatccctggaacCACCCCcgcatgctgtgcagtgtggccaaaaaaaaaaaaaaacttaaacgAGAATGATAGTGTATGTCACATAGGGTAGTgatgtgatgattaaatgagctaataataTGAAGCATAAGAAGCAACATCCAGCACATAGTAAACTGTCTGCTCTGCTGTTTGGAGACTATGTGACAATCAGTAGGTGTAGTACCTGaggaactgaatattaaaaaacataccATAGGTcatcaattcaacaaatatttactgaagacctactatgtgccagtcgCTTGTCTAGGTCTGGGAGGATACACTAGTGAACTACTCTAATAGTTTATATTCTTGAAAAGAGAACTGGACaataaacatgtaaacaaatgagTACGGTGACTTCAGATAATGGCAGGTGTTACGGGTTGAACTGTTTACCCAGAAGATATTGAAATTGGAAGATATTGAAGTCCTAAGCcccagtacctgtgaatgtgaccttatttggaaacaggatcTTCGCAGATGATCAAGTTAATGAGGTCGTTAGGTCattaatccagtatgactggttgTCCTTAAAAAAGGGGGGTGTCAATGTGGACACAGAGATGGACATAAACAGAGGGAGGACATGTGAAGAGGTACAGGGAGAAGATGGTTGTCTCCAAGCCAAGGAACAGTTGAGACTCTCAAGAGCACCCATGTGACTTTtgtggacatgaatttaaaataagacCAGTCATCAGTGATCACTGATTCATAAGCACCCAGGAATAAACAGTTTGTTAAATACAGTGGTGCCCTCAGCAATTGttcactgaataaataaacaaatgagtgcCTATTACTTAAAACATTTGgataaaggaggaggaaaagaaaaaagcaatgcGTACCTCTcttcttatggggcttccctggtggctcaggcggtaaggaatctgcctgcagtgcaggagacccgggttccatccctgagtcaggaagaccccctggagaagggaatggttacccactccagtattcttgcctggagaattccatggacagaggggcctgacaggctatagtccatggggttacaaagagttggacaccactaagAGACTAACATTCtacttgaagaaaaacaaaacacaattatTTGAGAACAAAGCCATATTTCAATAAGCACAAACATATTAAGCTTCTAAGCTGAAGTTattaattctgaaagaaatgcagGGTAATGGCTCACTTAAATATGATGTAGTTAATTTGAGAAAGCATTCCTGAAGTTAAGTTCCAGATCAAAGTTCAAAAGTTACTAGGAACAAGTGTTAACAGAAAGGAGAGGTAAAAGGGGAAAACCGTTAGATGTTAATAAGCAAGATGGTGGGATTTCCCTgctgggccagtggttaagattctgccttgatgtatatagcacatggaactcttgctcaatgttatgtggcagcctgagtGGGAGGGGGTTTGCGGGAGAAGGGATACGTgtttatgtattgctgagtcccttcactgttcacctgaaattagcgcaaggaatctgccttgcaatgcaggggacttggatttaattcctggtcggggaactaagatcctgcattccTCGGAGCAACTAAGTGACTAGAGCATCTTTATACTgaaatgaaagatcctgcatgctacagtgaagatcctacatgccacaactaagaccggacacagccaaataaataacatattaaaaaaaataagaatggtaGTGGGGGCCATACTGTATGTGGTCTTGAATAAGTGGAAAACGACTTTGAGTCTGAAAGTGGGGATGAGAATAATTGTATCATTTAAGGAGTAACCTCTTCATGCTAAGCATGAATGGTTAGCTTATCTGATAGTGGCTACTATTTATCAAGTGCCTGCCTGTGTCCATAACAAAGCTACTAAATTACATACTATTTATTAATAacaattaaaattacattttacaaatgagggaatTGAGACTCAACATTTCAATAATTTACCCAAGATATGACagttaggaaggactgatgctgaagctccaatattttggccacctgatgtgaagagcccactcattggaaaagaccctgatactgggaaagattgaggacaggaggagaagtgggcaacagaatgagatggttggatggcatcaccgactcaatggacatgagtttcagcaaactccggaagatagtgaaagacagggaaacctggtgtgctgcagtccatggagtctcagagagtcaaacgagactgaatgactgaacaacaaaggagcTGAGGCTCCTGATTTGAAGGCAGGTTTCTCTGATTCCAAAGACCACAGTCAGTCACCTTTCATTCAACTGTGTATTCCCACCATCTCCCTtgctcttccccccaccccccatctcccTTGCTCTTAACACAGAGGTGTGCTCCGGataaaatgtaaatcagataATCTGCCTTTGCACTTAATCCAAATTGTTTCCTAacaaccctccccaccccagtccaCCCCCAGGTTACTAACTAGtctttcagtttcttcaactgggacatctctgatggtccagtggataatactccatgcttccactgcaggggacccaggtttgatctctgattacaggaaagatcctgcatgccacgaagtgcagccaaaaaaaaaaaaaaaagaataaaatgaaaaataaattcaattaatttttttttcaactagaccacctctttccttccccagaggatttGCCTGTGCTGCACCCATACCTTTGAAGCCTCTTCCTGTCACCCTTCTCAAGCTAATCCCTTTACATCCTTTAGATTTGAGCTTAATTGTCACTTCATCTGAGAGGCCTTTCTTGGCCATTTTATCCAAAATAGACCCCTGGTATTCTCAATGTCGGCCATATTTCCCCTAACATTTACCAGATTTTGCAATTATGTTGTCAGTTTATGTTCTGATCTctttccccagttcagttcagttcggttgctcagtcgcatccaactctttgcgaccctatgaattgcagcacgccaggcctccctgtccatcaccaactgctggagttcacccaaattcatgtccatcgagtcggtgatgccatccagccatcttcccCAGTATTAAGTTCCATTAGACCAGTGAACTTGAGTTCTGTTTACCTCTGATTTCTCAGAACTGTGCTGTTTGGGAAGCCACTAAACACATAAGGTTACTGAGTACTGCAAACCTGGCTCCTCTGAATTGAGGTGTGCAAGTAAGCATAAAATTCATACTGAATTTCAAAGACTTGGTATGAGAAAAGAATGTACAAGatcacattgatttttttaaatattggttACACGATGAAGTATTTGGATAAATGGTTAAATATATGATTAAAATGAACATCActggttttactttttaaagtggcTACCAAAAGACGTTTAACTTCTATAAGTGACTCACATTATTTCTAGCCTCTATACTGCTGTTCCAGAGCCTAGTCCACTTTAGGGTGAAATAACCAACGTTAAGAGAGACACTATGAATGGGTGAGTTAAGAGTTACAGTCTCTGCCTTCTATGAGGAAAATGGATACAGCACTGTCCTAAAAGTTAGGAGATCTGAGTTCTGGTCTTGGATTTTCTGGAATCACCGTGTAGCCTCGACAAGCACTACCCGACTCTGGGCATCAATTTGCCCATCCATCAGGCAGTTGGTCTCTGAGATCTGGAAGTGTATGAGAATAAGTGGCTAAGTGGCAGAGAAAagtggggaagcctggtgcaaTAGCATTTCTGTTAGGTTCCAGGCTAACGCTACAGCTTCGGCCAAGAGTAGGAGGCAGTGCGCATAACAGACTAGACACCCAGAACCCAGCACTGGGACAGCCAGCTTCCTCGGGCCGACGTCACTGGAGCGCGACGACATCGTCGGTCGGGTCCCCGCTCGAGACCGGGCAGCGGCTCAGAAGGTCCCTTCCGTGAAGGCGAGTGCCGGGCAAACAATCCCTGAGTCTCTTTGAGGCTCAGATCTCACTAAATCCTCTCCACCATCCTCCCTCTCATTTCACCCGTACCGGGTACAAGAACTGGAAGGTAAGAACCAAGCGCCGAGCTCCCTGAGCGGAACCTCAGCGCGACTGCGCAGAGCACGTGCGCATCCTCGCTGGACTCCCGGCGATTGGCTGTGACGTAACTTCCGGTGTGAGCGGCGAAAGCCGGGAGGGCGAGCGAGAGAGGGAGCAGGCAGCAGGGACAGGCAGCAGGCGGGCTGGCTGACCGACCGCACGAAGGGAGGGAGCAAGTGATCAGTGAGTGACCCAGCGAGGGAGGCCGCGTCCTGAAAGCAGCCGAGATTCTCCCTTCCTTCTGACACCCTCCCCGGAGCCCACAGCGCCTCCGGTCTCCAGCGGAGCGGACACGGCCCGGCCCGGCCATGGCCTCGTTGCTGAAGGTGGATCAGGAAGTGAAGCTCAAGGTAGCGGCACCGGCCCAGGCCTCCTTACCCCTCGCTTCGATCCCCGAGCTGTCTGACCGGTTTCCCATTCCCCGTGGCGTCTTTGTCTCCCTGGGGACACCAGCCCTGAGCTTCCGCTCGGCTcagcccagccccccacccctggggACGGCATCGGGGGAGAGGATAATATGGGGTGGCCTAATGTACCCTGTCTAATAGGGAAGACCTTCGCGGACACGTGGTGGACTTAGTGCTTTAGGCTAGTGACAGCCGAAAGCCCCCCAGCCCAGCAACGTCCCCGCTCCATACGCTGCTACTGCCCCTTCCCTTGGCGTCAGGGTTGCCTAGTATCCTAGACCAGGTTTGGACGGGGGTTGACACGTTTGTGAGCTCACACCTCCCCCATCTGCTTGTCTTTTGTCTGCTCTCAAAGTCAGACAGCTTCagactgggagggagggagggagggaagacaggTGGGTGCTGCCCTCAAGCCCCGCTTCCCTCTCCTGAGATGGAGAAATGgatcctcaaaaaaataaagtatttgcaGTCTGGGGGCCTCTCAGCTTCTCATTACAATTATAAGGTGAGGGAAAGACATTTGGATTTGGGCTTACCCAGCCTGCCTATACTTATGTTGCCAGCTGCTGATTTGCTCTTACTGAATTgctttccttgttaattttagGTTGATTCTTTCAGGGAGCGGATCACAAGTGAGGTGAGTGAAATAAGTAGAAAAGTGAGTGTTGGTTAATAGTTGGGAGTTCCCCAGTGAAGAGATATCTATAGAGACAGGCCTTCCCACAGTTACTAATTCGGTTGTATTTTCCCTCATCTTCAGGCAGAAGACTTGGTGGCaaattttttcccaaagaagttGTTAGAACTTGATAGTTTTTTGAAGGTGAGAGACGCTTTTCTTTTCCTCAGATTCCGCAACTTTCTTGGCCAAGGTCTTTCTGTCCAGTGGGACAGATGAGGTGTTGATTCTGTTTTGTTGTGTACACTAACGCACTCTCATTTCTTGCCTTTTGAATGAAATACTTCTTTGTTCATCTTGAAAAGACTAATGTTTTTGGGGGTGGGCGTCTCTCTTTCAGGAACCAATCCTAAACATCCATGACCTAACTCAGATCCACTCAGACATGAATCTCCCAGTCCCTGACCCCATTCTTCTCACCAACAGCCATGATGGACTGGATGGTGTAagtgtcctatatttttctttgtgttccgAAGCAATAGGGGttctctgttctctatgtcctgGTCAGTTGAAACGTATGGAGAGGAGACAGTGGGATTTTTATCTGGAAATGAGGATTCTTAAGACATTACGACTCCAGAGCACCTCCTTTAGATCCTGATTTTCATTTGTAGCATGCGGTGAATGTGTTAATGCTACTCTGTTAGAATGAGTTTGAAATAGGACAGATAGCTATAGGTTCCCGCAAGTGATCTGGTCTGTCCCCACGACTCTAGGCAAGACTTTCCTTGTCCTGTAACTACAGTCCTAAGCCTTTGTGTGTCTTTGGCACCTAGTCGTTACCAGTTATACGTCCACATTCTGTTATAACACTGATGACACTGTCTTGTTCTTTGTCTGTATCACTGTCTCACTGATAGAACCTGCCGTTCTGGAAAGCAAAAACTATCTTAATTATCTTTGTATCCCCAGCATCTAGCATTGTTCCCAGCACATAACAGTTGCTAAATACATTTGTTGATTGAATATTGTGTGTTTTTATGGAATTGGCACATTTGCACATATTCCCTTAATTATCCTAACTCTGCATCCAGTGGTTCACTTTTCCTGTTGTTTGTAGTATTCTCCCTCCCctaattgcttatttatttatttatatttggccaCAGCATGCTCCttttgtgggatcttatttccccaaccagggatcgaacctgggcctctggcagtgaaagtgccgagtcctaacccctagaccaccagggaattccccctaaTTGCTTCCTTTGTTTATACTTCTTGAAAGGTTGGTTTTCCCAGCAGAGTTTAAGTTGTGTTTTGCCAAGAATCTTATCTTAAAGGCTTGTATGTGCTTAATAAATTGTGCATAACTTAAGACAACCTGTCTTAAGGAAGGGATTAAACTTGCTTGAAGGGTAACTTATGATGGGGATGTGGATGTCCGACAGGctaattcccatctctttgtatCCTTAGCCCACTTACAAGAAGCGAAGATTGGATGAATGTGAAGAGGCCTTCCAGGGTAAGAGCTGACTTTAccatctcccaccccaacccTTCCTGGTAGATGCAGAATGTGTTCTCCTGGCCAGGAAGCAGGGTCTGATtttatttcccagagttcacaTTCCCATGTCCTCTAAGCATTATTATTTAGCACTTCCAATTAACAGGGAGGGTTTGTCTTGGTGTGGACTGTCAAGGGAGACAGGTTGAAGAGAACTACACATCACAGATTTCTCACAGAAATGCCAGTTCCgtgttattttttcctcttcgATAATAGTTGATATGTTAAGTCTATAGAGCAGGGGTCCTCAATCATGGTACTGGTCTATGGCCACACAGCAGGGGGTGAGCAGTAGGCAAGCTAGCAAACCTTcctctgtatttacagctgctttCCATTGCTCGCACTACCACCTGAGCTCTGCCCCCTGTCAGATCAGCAGAGGCACTAGAATCTCTTAAGAGTGCAAACCCTACTGTGAAAGAGAGATCTGGGTTGCGTACTCCTTATGAGAATCACTCAGAAACCATGCTTCCTGAGCTCTCACAAATCCATGGGAAAAATAGAGCATATTTAAATTTCCTTATTCAGACTTTTGGAATACTCTAGACTTGTTGTTTAGTCTGTTAATCCATGTGttctcttttttattctgttgGGGGCGTCAGGTTGTGGATGGGGTTATGCCAGATAAAAGGCCAAGGTCATAGCGTCTCATGGggctgggaaagagagagagacctggAATGCTATGTCCTGCCCTTCCACACCAATAATTTAATCTTCCTCACATCCCTGCCAGGAACCAAGGTGTTTGTGATGCCCAATGGGATGCTAAAAAGCAACCAGCAGCTGGTGGACATTATTGAGAAAGTGAAGCCTGAGATCCGGCTGCTGATTGAGAAATGCAACACGGTGAGGCAGGGGCTAGTGACCTGTGGGCTGACTCCAGATAACCCAGCTTAAACTGTGCTCGATGATGGGGCTGGGGGCGTGGAGGTGATGTGGCAGCTGGCAGACTAAGTATCTCGGCTCCTGTGCTCCTGGCCTGTGGCCCCAACAGCATAAATTGTGTACTTCATGGCTTTAGGAGAAAGGGCTAAGGTCCTCATACGTGTATTTTGATCCCCTCACCCTCCAGGTCAAAATGTGGGTACAACTCCTGATTCCTAGGATAGAAGATGGGAACAACTTTGGG encodes:
- the PSME3 gene encoding proteasome activator complex subunit 3 isoform X1, which gives rise to MASLLKVDQEVKLKVDSFRERITSEAEDLVANFFPKKLLELDSFLKEPILNIHDLTQIHSDMNLPVPDPILLTNSHDGLDGPTYKKRRLDECEEAFQGTKVFVMPNGMLKSNQQLVDIIEKVKPEIRLLIEKCNTVKMWVQLLIPRIEDGNNFGVSIQEETVAELRTVESEAASYLDQISRYYITRAKLVSKIAKYPHVEDYRRTVTEIDEKEYISLRLIISELRNQYVTLHDMILKNIEKIKRPRSSNAETLY
- the PSME3 gene encoding proteasome activator complex subunit 3 isoform X2, giving the protein MASLLKVDQEVKLKVDSFRERITSEAEDLVANFFPKKLLELDSFLKPTYKKRRLDECEEAFQGTKVFVMPNGMLKSNQQLVDIIEKVKPEIRLLIEKCNTVKMWVQLLIPRIEDGNNFGVSIQEETVAELRTVESEAASYLDQISRYYITRAKLVSKIAKYPHVEDYRRTVTEIDEKEYISLRLIISELRNQYVTLHDMILKNIEKIKRPRSSNAETLY
- the PSME3 gene encoding proteasome activator complex subunit 3 isoform X3, producing the protein MEKWILKKIKYLQSGGLSASHYNYKVDSFRERITSEAEDLVANFFPKKLLELDSFLKEPILNIHDLTQIHSDMNLPVPDPILLTNSHDGLDGPTYKKRRLDECEEAFQGTKVFVMPNGMLKSNQQLVDIIEKVKPEIRLLIEKCNTVKMWVQLLIPRIEDGNNFGVSIQEETVAELRTVESEAASYLDQISRYYITRAKLVSKIAKYPHVEDYRRTVTEIDEKEYISLRLIISELRNQYVTLHDMILKNIEKIKRPRSSNAETLY